Genomic window (Megamonas funiformis):
GTGGTCAATGGAAAGTATATTCAGATACAAAACGAGCTGAAAAATTATTTGCAAAATACGCAGAATGCTCAGACCGTTTTTGTGCTTGTTTATCACAAGGGCAATCAATAGAAGATTTAGTAAAAGCTGTTTAAGTTAAACTTTAGGAGGTTTTTTGATGAATAAAATAGCGATTATTTATTGGAGTGGTTCTGGTAATACAGAAGCAATGGCAAATGCAATTAAAACAGGTGTAGATGGTGCAGGAGTGCCTTGCGATTTATATTTTGTAAGTGATTTTGATGTAGCTTCAATAAATGATTATGATGGGCTTATTTTAGGCTGTCCTGCTATGGGTGCAGAAGTTTTGGAAGAATGTGAATTTCAGCCAGTTTTTGATGAAATGATAAATTCTTTAAATGGTAAATCCGTAGCTTTATTTGGCTCTTATGGTTGGGGCAGTGGCGAATGGATGACGACTTGGGAAGAGCAAGTTAAAGAAGCTGGTGCTGATTTATTTGAAAATGGCTTAATCATCAATGAAACACCAGATGAAGATGGCTTAAATACTTGTGAAGATTTTGGCAAACGTTTTGCTGTAAGTAAATAAATATGTTTTAATTAATCCTTAGCGAAAGCTAGGGATTTTTTATTGACTTGAAGTGTACTTTAAGTTGTAAAATAACTATGTATGTAGAAAACTATATTTATATTATGGTATTATATGGTATAAATAATAT
Coding sequences:
- a CDS encoding flavodoxin, with the protein product MNKIAIIYWSGSGNTEAMANAIKTGVDGAGVPCDLYFVSDFDVASINDYDGLILGCPAMGAEVLEECEFQPVFDEMINSLNGKSVALFGSYGWGSGEWMTTWEEQVKEAGADLFENGLIINETPDEDGLNTCEDFGKRFAVSK